gtgCAATACAAAAGATaaggccctccatcacccgttcttctttaatcatgtcctctactgcttttctccactgccgaactgttggagggtcaacccctacccatttcttaagtattaagagtctagcttgaaataaaacCTTACTAAGGACCATACTTATGTCTCTATTTAGACCcagatgttcggttgcccccagaATACACGTAATcggatcttctgatatttgaaccttcaaaattcgatatatagtatctgttatttctgtccaatatctaaacaatctggggcatctccagaagcaatgcattaagtcagctctctctcccccacattttacaCAGTCATCCGAGGATCTAacgcccattcttttcaatatccatggggatctatgcaacctatgaaccacaaaaaattgtgaaatcttatgtgaacccctgtttgagactcgagaataattctttaatgcatcgttccatttttcttccgtaaagaattccagttcattctcccattttttcctagctaatattgtaacccgtttcttttttccccaccatcaatatcttatatctttttgccgttattcctcttctttcacccagattagtaaatttgtgtaatatctcagatctttccatcttatatttatcctcttgcataactgacctcaatgcattcctaagctgaaagtatttataTATGTCCTTATACGGTATACcgaactctctaaccattgtattaaagtctttcaatttaccctgttcgaatatctggtttaagtatttcatcccataCCCCACATGTCTggtacttattagtgattggtgcactaagtattgttgtgaacttgtgacatgacagcactatgtctgtatgtatgtaccgtatttttcgccctataagacgcaccggcccataagacgcacctgggtttttggggaggaaaataagaaaaaaaatatttttaaccaaaaaggtgtgctgtgtgtttggtgggtttggaactaatggtggtctgtggatggcactattactggggatctgtggatgacggacactgttatgggggggatctgtggatgacggacactgttatgggggggatctgtggatgacggacactgttatggggggatctgtggatgacggacactgttacgggggggatctgtggatgacagacactgttacgggggggatctgtgcatgacggacactgttacagggggatctgtggatgacggacactgttacagggggatctgtggatgacggacactgttacagggggatctgtggatgactgacactgttacagggggatctgtggatgactgacactgttacagggggatctgtggatgacggacactgttacagggggatctgtggatgacggacactgttacagggggatctgtggatgacggacactgttacagggggatctgtggatgacggacactgttacagggggatctgtggatgacggacactgttacagggggatctgtggatgacggacactgttacagggggatctgtggatgacggacactgttacagggggatctgtggatgacggacactgttacagggggatctgtggatgacggacactgttacaggggggggtctgtggctggcactgttacaggggggtgggatctgtggctggcactgttatgggctggggggatctgtgggtggcactgttatgggctgggggggatctgtgggtggcactgttatatatgtgccatccacagacccccccagcccataacagtgacatccacagacccccccagcccataacagtgacatccacagacccccccccagcccataactgtgccatccacagatcgcagcccccgcccccccccccctggcgccgccgccagtatacaaatataagatgttatattgatttattggttattaaacatgccccctcagtcctattactaccttatatcctaatcgcatctgtagaattcaggcaggccatgcgggcggccggcgcgtccctcagtgacgtcacttgcctgcgccgcctgcttcattcataaagtaggcggcgcaggcacatgacaagacttgctgctgcccgcccggcctgcatgaattctacagatgcgattaggatataaggtagtaatacgactgagggggcatgtttaataaccaataaatgACTATGACATCTTAAAttactataccggagcggcggggcggggataccacactgactgcaccgccccgccgctattgccggccccagctcctcctcccagtccctccccgagtccccgctcgcatctacatcgcagcttgcgatgtaaaaacggcaagcattcgccccataagacgcaggggcatttcttccccgttttgggggaagaaaaagtgcgtcttatggggcgaaaaatacggtatgtatcataaataaatacatgcataaatacagcactatgcttttagcatgtatgtatggacagcagaacttatcagctacactatatcactatctaacctacactgactatctcccactaactatctgtattatatatatatgagctaactaactatctatctatctaatgtaatgacacagtaaagcacagagcacagcaataacactgctgtctctctcagatctgcaaacaCTGAATACAAGGgatctggggaggttcttatatagtaaggggtaggcaactttcctattggttgctagggatgttgctaagctcatacaaagacattgcagccttctcatgggCCCTCAAGCAAGAAGAGAGGTTACTGTtgaaagaaaatctagaatattcgaaattacgaatatatagcactatattctaaatattcacaaattctcaaagtgccgatattcgcgaatattATTCGctattctattatataagcccaaCACTACATTACCAGGATATCCTCTGTATCTCAGTTTTCACTGGGAAGATGCCTGCCAGATCCATGCCTGGTAGGCCCTTGCCCACTCCTGCTGAGCCACTACTCCACTGTCTCTACCAGTGCCATTGCTTTATCAagtagcagaagcagcagcaacaAGTACAGTTTGCTAaacatgatggaacagttttTTCAACTGCTGCTTCAACAGGCAGCTCATAAGCAAACTGATATTTAGTGTCTGAATGACCAGATTCAGTCATACCTGGGCTGTGCCCTTTCTCTGGCAAATACCCTGATCTCTAACCTTACAGATTTCTCGGTCAGCAGATTGCACCAGTGGCAAGAACAGCCTTAGTTTGTCACTACTATCTGCTTTCCCATAGCTACATACattgctgtcactttgacattactaatattGCAATGACATTAAACAGCTTGAAAGGTATTGGATACAGTCCAAGGAGACCTCAAAGTGACGGACATGACTTTTCAGGGCGATTGTGGCACCTTCAGTTCAGGCCAaatgaaaggggttttccgatgttcttatatcgatgacctatcctctgttcagtatctgatcagtggaggtacgacacccgggaccccaccgattagctgtttgaggaggccacggccttctctctgttTTTTTCTAGGCCGGGAGTGACAACACATTCATGTGTGATATGGCCTAggagtagctcagccccattcaagtgaatagggctgagagtaataccaagcacagccgttatacaatgtactgagctgtgcttggtaagctacgaGAAGGCAGCGGTGATTACAgcggattggcaggggtcccgggtttcatgccccaaccgatcagatactgatgacctatccagaggacaggtcatcaattaaaaatcctagaaaacccttttaaaatctTACCACCAAACTGTCAAGATAGTCCCATAAAAGAGGTGCAATATTCTTTAATGTACATAGCAGTTGTCTAGTTTCCTAATCATGTCATATACATGGTTTTCAGAACCAATCTAACCCCAAACTAAGCATAGGTGTAATGACATGTAATTAATAtgttttattattcttttttgtATAGGATGAactagaaaaagtattgaagcaAAGTGGAAGGAAGCTTGTTGTTGTTTGTTTTACCTCTGGTCACTGTGGACCATGCAAAACAACAACTCCCCGCATTGAGGTAACTGGAAGATTGGGGTTTAATACATGTCTcgttttttttcactgtgattTATATTGTCCCCTGCTAAAAGTAAATTACCTATCCAGTTTCTTCTTGTAGGCACTGGTAAAAAGGGGTATGGTTTTAGAGTCATGGTTTCACATGGTTAGTAACAGGGCAACAGAATTCCATCAAGCAAGCAGGTATTTTCAGCAGTTAGCAATAAGCCCTGACGTATAGTAAATAGGGCTATGTAACTCAGGATTGGCaaaggataagtaatgcaatgtttgtttaggcctcattcacatgatcgtatttttggtccacatccgatccacattttatgcagattggatgcggacccattaatttcaataggtctgcaaaaaatgctgacagaacaccatgtgctgtccacgtCTGAATGTCCATTCCGCAGTCCTGCAAAAAagttagaacatgttctattcttgtccattttgtggacaagaataggcattgttacaatggttcagcaaaagcaGAACTTCACACGGgggcgtcatccgtatttttagcagatccacattttgcggaccacaagatACGTACGGTCATTTGAATGCACCAATACGGTAACCACACCAGcacaatagtgagtgcagctctggagtataatacaggatgtatctcaaggtcagtacaagataagtaatgtacagtatgtacacagtAGCTCCACCTgcagaatggtgagtgcagctctagagtaaaatacaacatacagtacagaccaaaagtttggacacaccttctcattcaaagagttttctttattttcatgactatgaaaattgtagattcccactgaaggcatcaaaactatgaactaacacatgtggaattatgtacataacaaaaaagtgtgaaacaactgaaaatatgtcatattctaggttcttcaaagtagccaccttttgctttgattactgctttgcacactcttggcattctcttgatatatgcactgtatatatgCAGCACAACTTCTGTATGGTATTTACCTCCTCAGAAATCAGGAGCAGCATTTATCCCCCTCTTGATAAAAAGCTCTACACCTGGATGTACGCAAATAGCATCTGCTTTGCCTCTGGGCTGGAGCTCACACTGCTTTTGCCATGCTCCATACCCAGTATTCATTGCAGCTGTAAACTGTTGGTAGAAATCCTGGCACCTGTCTATTAACTAACGATTCCTTAATATGGTATACAAAAACTATTTTAAacaaaactacatttcccagaaATAGTACCACCTTTGTCCACGGAATGGGTCTGATATTGCAGTTTTGCTTctcagactcattcacttgaataaggctgagctgtaataccagacgtGGCTCGTGGACAACGTGGCACTCTTTCAGGGAAGAAAACAACCATGTTCCTTACTTTAACTGCTGATTCTTTCAAACTACTTACTTACCTGTTTTCGGACACTAGCTCCCAGCTCCCAGCTCTATAGCCTCCGCTGCTCCGCTCAGGTCCCGAAATTTAAACTTCCACCTTTAAaactacaacccctttaaaatttctAACAGAACACGTTTGTTTCTTTCAGTTGATGAGCCAACAGATGCCTGATGTTGTGTTTGTTTTCATTGATGTTAAAAAAGCAGACGTAAGTAGCAAAATTCAATGGAACTGTAACTgtataaaattgtatattttttccaAAGCTGAGAGCAATGCTGCCCTACTAGAATTATTTTGTGTTTTACTTTTAGGAATTCGTAGAGAGATATGAGATCGTTGGAGTACCAACATTTTGTTTCTTCAGAAATATGTGTCAGGTACAATAGGCTTGTATTTACAAAGTTCTTAGTCAATGACTAGATTTTCTTTCTATTAATAAAGCAGTTGTCATGCCCAaataaatgccccccaaaaatgcaCTCTTCTGTCCACAGTTCCACAGTTTGGTCCCCATTAGGACCAGAAGTACAGTAGcttggtcatgtgactgctgcagctattcactggcctcagcagtcacatgtgctAGAACAGAACAGTGGGGCTTTGAACAGGTATAGTTCTATCCATGGACACAACGGATCTTTGGGTGCTGCCATTGAGTGCCTCCTTGTGTAATCTTGTGTAATCTCATGGTTCGCTGAAACAAAAAACCTCTATGTGTCTCCATTTAAATTAAATGCAAATGGGTGGGTTTCTGTATCGGGCTGTCCTAATTTGGACAATTTCTTCACTCGATGTATGCAGTTCCCAATCTACCGTAATATTTAAgtgagtttttttggggggaaaaactgtGATCCAAATAAATAAACCCATGGGACAACAACTGTTGAAAGTACCAGTCCATTCAGCCCACTACCAAGTCATTTCCACCTGGGCACAGACATTAGCCTTGTATGGTTCAGTACATCCTCCTGGTGCACAAGTTACTTTAACTTCTGCCCATTTTGCAGCttccaaaaaaaaatatcttgttcTTCTGACCATATAATTTGGTATATTGCACATGTATACAACTTAATATTTCATGACTCTTTTTTAAACTCTGCAATTAAAAGTAATTTGTTTTCTGGAAAATACTTATGGTAATTTAAGTCCCTGATACAGCAATTACCAACAGAGACAGAATTTTAATAACTTGTTTGTTCCATTCTAGCTGTACCGATTCCAAGGTGGAAATGCTGACTTCCTATGCAGCAAAGTTGAAGAGCTAAGGTTCCAGATATAACTTGTTGCAGTTTCAAGTAAATAAAGACATCTTCGAGATAACAAATCTGTAgtcggtattttttttttaccacatataaccaatATGGTTGACTAATATGATTATGTAAAAAAGACACACCACTATTACCTAACAAAGAGTGAGATAATTACAATATCATATCACAGCATCTGTGGCCCCACATCTCTTCTAATATAAGACTATGGTGGGCCATACTATCATTATACATTCTTCATAATGGAAGATGATTGAAGATGGTCTGTAGTGATCCGTGTGTAATCATATTCCAGCTGCATGAAGTGTCTCATTTTAGGCAGCAGTAATGGATCTTATGCTCACCTAAGAGAAATGAGTCTATAGTTCTGCTTGGGCTGAAGCTGTACACAGACATTTAGGTATTTACCATAACTTTTTCCTTGCAGGATAATAACATAAAAGGTGCTTCAAAGTAACATGTACATTTCATTTTCAAGTGATTTTCATATTATTTGGATAAAAGTGACAGTACCTTCTAAAATAACcccataaaaatttgaaaaaccctcccaaagatctctttattgtagattttgaatGTATGTCTGAAGTAAATATAGTTGCCGCACAACTGAGGTGAgggtacatatatttttttggggaggggcATTAACAAACAGCAACTTCAACATTTtttaagagatttttttttttacggcattacCTGTGTGGTATAGATAACTTGATAactttattctatgggtcagtacggATATGATAATAcctaatttatatttttattattttctaccaGCATAATAAAAACACTTGGTTTTACAAAATGATTTGATTTTGTGTCGTGTCATTCCAAGACAcagagcatttttatttttacgatgACGTAAATGCGTAAGGTCATGTTTTTGCGGGCCAATTCATAGTTTTCAttggtaacattttttttttattgctttttattcTGTTGTTTATAGTACAGGCCATTATGGATGCAGCCTGTCGAGGGTTGCCACTTTTCCAAACAAAAAATACCACCCAAGTTGGCACAGGTAAAAACGCATGTGGTTTGAGGTGGTGGCTTTTGTTCATACTTTGAGTTTTGCAGCATTCTTGTTTTTTACGTTTTctgctgtcatttttaaaataagATGAAGCCAAAAAATATTGACAAGGTTTTGTGTGTAACAGGTGTTATTGAATAAGCTGTTATGGAGAAGCAAATAATCACAAAGCCATGAAAAATACCCTACACCTCTTTCTGTGGTGCCCCTGTGCCATGCAGCAATGTGCAGGAGGCAAGCTTACTGTAGTTTTCAGAACTAGTTTGCTTTGTAAAACTATATGAAAACAATAGTTTTTTGGAGACAGTCAGTGagtgaaaatgtattttctgtcagAAGTCTTTTTCATAGATaccatattttttactttataagaCGCATCAGACTGTAAGAAACACTGCAGGTTTAGGCAATAGAAACAATTTTCTAGGTAATCTTTGAAGGGCATGTAGTTTACTGAAGTGGAGGGGTCAAGGTAGTAACTTTAGGGTGTACTGTATGGGGGGGATAGTTTTGGTGAGCTCCCGTTACTCTTATTGTGTCATCTGCTTACCATTGTACCAACCAGCAATGGTGCATGTAGTCATCTCATTAAAAGTACCTATCCaaataaatgtgtctcctgtcatTCCTCTTTAGTGTCCTGCCATGCTTGTTCTTCTGCTTGTATTTGTCtgtgtgacacacacacacagaggtctGGTTCACATACAGCTctgatatacacacacagcactgccatacacagatacagctctgctacatatagaTACAGCTCTGCAATACACATACAGCCCTTCTACACACACGGCTCTGCTACACCCATACAGCCCTGGTACacccatatacacacatacagtactaccacacacacacatgtatctTTAATAAAAACTCATAATTTCCTGCACTACTGCAAGCTGTATAGTTCTTCTGTTCTGACTCCTCCCATTGATGAcataatcaaaggtccttaagctgTACTTGGAATTTGTATTTCCTTTCAGTACAGCTGTAAGACTTTTCTACCCATCTGCTCTCCTGCTGCCACTGATCATGCAGATTGGTGTTGGTAGGAAGTGTGTGCAAATGCACAGCTCTCTCAGTGATCGGGGAAAAGCACAGCATGTGCACTCTGCCAGATCATTAAGGAAGCAGTAAGGGGGTCTGGTCATGCTGGATCTCCCTGACTGCCGTTTATAAGACACAGGCACTTATTAGCAAGATCTTGCTTAAAAAGTATGTCTTATAaaccgaaaaatacagtatataaaacaaaataaatatattacattccTCTCTAGTGAtagacattagagatgagcgaatttcatattttgaaatttgttcacgcttcatttactggtaaaagttgaatagcgttatggattccgttaccacggaccatatcgCAATTCTGTAGAGGAATGCCTTtcgaggcattccgttattcattccattataatagaagtctatgggctgcaaaacggatcagttcagtttccgttatgcagggagtcctctcctgcataacggaaacggggcgGACCGGTTTTGCAGCCCaatatacttctattatgacagagtgaataacggaattcctctaaaggcattctgttatgcattccgtcatagaattgagttatggtctgtggtaacggaatccataatgcaattcacgtttttaccagtaaacgaagcatgaacgaatttcataacctgaaattcgctcatctctaatagttatTATTACTAATAATGTATCATGGAACAGGTATTGCTAGAGAAGCAGTCTGCATATTATATGGAAAAGATAGGACATGGACAGGATAGGAACAGTATAAAACGTAAACTTGATGGTTCTGTGTGTGGGGGAAGTGCTAGTGTTTGATGCGTGACTTATTTGACACTGTGATCTGTATGTTATTAAGCGCCTGGTTCATGGTGTCAAGATAAAGCCTAATGGGGTGATTAGATGGGTTAGCAATCATATTCTCACTCCTTTCCTGCAAAAAAGACACCCCATATGTGACAGTCAGAGCGAAAGTATGCTCTCTGATTGATGAAGGAGATGGGAACACATAACATGCACAGAAGTCTATGTTACCCTCACCCTGTGGTAATGTACAGTTAGACCGGGATAGAGGATCATTCTATCCTCCATGCAGcttatcagccccccccccccccgcctccacTCTGGCTGTTATTAATATTTCAGGCTACCAGTTACAAATGTGGTCTTTATGTAGCTTTCACTGGGATCCATTTCTGACAGCTATCTTGCATGGTCTTGTTTTACATcactggcctctttcacacttgcgttgtccggatccggcgtgtactccacttgccggaattacacgccggatccggaaaaacgcaagtgaactgaaagcatttgaagacggatccgtcttcaaaatgcgttcagtgttactatggcacccaggacgctattaaagtcctggttgccatagtagtagtggggagcgggggagcggtatacttacagtccgtgcggctcccagggcgctccagagtgacgtcagagcaccccatgcgcatggatgacgtgccatgggatcacgtgatccatgcgcttggggcgccctgacgtcactctggagcgccccgggagccgcacggacggtaagtatgctgctcccccgctccccactacactttaccatggctgccaggactttagcgtcccggcagccatggtaaccattcagaaaaagctaaacgtcggatccggcaatgcgccgaaacgacgtttagcttaaggccggacccggatcaatgcctttcaatgggcattaattccggatccggccttgcggcaagtc
This portion of the Bufo gargarizans isolate SCDJY-AF-19 chromosome 1, ASM1485885v1, whole genome shotgun sequence genome encodes:
- the LOC122932147 gene encoding thioredoxin-like — protein: MPLLHIQEQDELEKVLKQSGRKLVVVCFTSGHCGPCKTTTPRIELMSQQMPDVVFVFIDVKKADEFVERYEIVGVPTFCFFRNMCQLYRFQGGNADFLCSKVEELRFQI